In Paraburkholderia aromaticivorans, a single window of DNA contains:
- a CDS encoding UDP-glucose 4-epimerase: protein MTISGNVSDGDWSVAATTHRTAGGFNCSIQFSHHTPEGIFKHEFMHSNVFPTEREAVLGGFREGMDWVRLKMSNTFSIQPGESSVGPE, encoded by the coding sequence ATGACAATCTCGGGTAACGTGAGCGACGGCGACTGGTCGGTTGCCGCAACCACACATCGCACAGCAGGCGGCTTCAATTGCTCGATCCAGTTCAGCCATCACACGCCAGAGGGAATCTTCAAACATGAGTTCATGCACAGCAATGTATTTCCCACGGAGCGCGAAGCCGTGCTTGGCGGTTTTCGCGAAGGCATGGACTGGGTGAGGCTCAAAATGTCGAACACGTTTTCGATTCAGCCTGGCGAATCGTCTGTTGGGCCGGAGTGA
- a CDS encoding zinc-dependent alcohol dehydrogenase family protein, whose amino-acid sequence MKALVYHGPGKKSLDDRPIPKLAAPGDAIVKMTRTTICGTDLHILKGDVPTCEPGRILGHEGVGIVQEVGAAVSAFKPGGRVLISYISSCGKCDYCRRGIYSHCTTGGWILGNKIDGTQAEYVRIPHAETSLYPIPAGADEEALVMLSDILPTGFECGVLNGKVQPGSTVAIVGAGPIGLAALLTAQFYSPAQIVMIDHDANRLEVAKRFGATACIDNAHADPVAAVMKLTEQTGVDCAIEAVGIPATFELCEGLIAPGGVIANVGVHGVKADLHLEKLWDRNIAITTRLVDTVSTPMLLKTVRSGRIDPARLITHRFQLEDVASAYDTFGRAAETHALKVIIEVS is encoded by the coding sequence ATGAAAGCGCTTGTGTATCACGGTCCCGGTAAGAAATCGCTCGACGATCGGCCCATTCCCAAGCTCGCCGCACCTGGCGACGCGATCGTCAAGATGACACGTACCACGATTTGCGGCACTGATCTGCATATTCTGAAGGGCGATGTGCCGACTTGTGAGCCGGGACGCATTCTCGGCCACGAGGGGGTAGGCATCGTGCAGGAGGTCGGCGCGGCCGTGTCGGCGTTCAAACCAGGCGGCAGGGTGCTGATTTCATACATCTCGTCGTGCGGAAAATGCGATTACTGCCGGCGCGGCATATATTCGCATTGCACCACCGGCGGCTGGATTCTCGGCAACAAGATCGACGGCACCCAGGCCGAGTACGTGCGCATTCCCCACGCCGAGACGAGTCTGTATCCGATTCCGGCCGGTGCCGATGAAGAAGCGCTCGTGATGCTCTCGGACATCCTGCCGACCGGCTTCGAATGCGGCGTGCTGAACGGCAAGGTGCAACCGGGCAGCACGGTGGCGATTGTCGGGGCGGGCCCGATCGGACTCGCCGCACTGCTGACCGCACAGTTCTATTCGCCGGCGCAGATCGTGATGATCGACCATGATGCGAACCGTCTTGAAGTGGCGAAGCGCTTCGGCGCCACCGCATGTATCGATAACGCCCACGCCGATCCGGTTGCAGCTGTGATGAAGCTGACGGAGCAGACGGGCGTTGACTGCGCGATCGAGGCGGTCGGCATACCGGCTACGTTCGAGTTGTGTGAGGGGCTCATTGCGCCCGGCGGCGTGATTGCGAATGTGGGCGTGCACGGCGTGAAAGCCGATCTGCACCTTGAAAAACTGTGGGATCGCAACATCGCGATTACGACGCGCCTCGTCGATACCGTGAGCACGCCGATGCTGCTCAAAACCGTTCGTTCGGGCCGCATCGACCCCGCCCGGCTGATCACGCACCGCTTCCAACTTGAAGATGTCGCAAGTGCTTACGACACCTTCGGCCGCGCGGCCGAGACGCATGCACTGAAAGTCATCATCGAGGTGTCCTAG
- a CDS encoding beta-ketoacyl-ACP reductase, which yields MSVKRVAFITGGMGGLGAAISRRLHAAGMVVAMSHSERNDHVATWLMRERDAGRHFHAYEADVTSFDSCAHCAERVLNEFGSVDILVNNAGITRDSTFAKMNKDDWDAVLRTDLDALFNMTKPLLGSMIAQGFGRVVNIGSVNGERGAFGQTNYAAAKAGIHGFTMSLALEVAKHGVTVNTVSPGYLETAMTAAVPKDVMETRILPQIPVGRLGQPDEVAALIAFLCSDDAGFVTGANFAINGGMHMG from the coding sequence ATGTCAGTTAAGCGCGTTGCATTCATCACCGGCGGCATGGGCGGACTCGGCGCCGCCATTAGCCGGCGTCTCCATGCCGCCGGCATGGTGGTCGCTATGTCGCACTCGGAACGTAACGATCACGTCGCCACCTGGTTGATGCGCGAACGCGACGCCGGTCGCCACTTTCATGCCTACGAAGCCGACGTGACCAGTTTCGACTCGTGCGCACATTGCGCCGAGCGCGTCCTGAATGAATTTGGTTCGGTCGACATTCTCGTCAACAATGCCGGCATCACGCGCGATTCGACTTTTGCCAAAATGAACAAAGACGACTGGGATGCGGTTCTGCGCACCGATCTCGACGCGTTGTTCAATATGACCAAGCCCTTGCTCGGCTCAATGATTGCGCAAGGCTTCGGGCGCGTCGTCAATATCGGCTCGGTGAACGGTGAGCGCGGCGCCTTCGGGCAGACCAATTACGCGGCGGCTAAAGCCGGGATTCACGGCTTTACCATGTCGCTGGCGCTGGAAGTCGCGAAACACGGCGTAACGGTCAATACCGTATCGCCTGGCTACCTCGAAACCGCGATGACCGCAGCCGTGCCGAAGGACGTGATGGAAACGAGGATCCTGCCGCAGATTCCGGTGGGCCGGCTCGGTCAGCCTGACGAAGTCGCTGCGCTGATCGCGTTTCTCTGTTCTGACGACGCGGGCTTCGTCACAGGCGCGAACTTCGCGATCAATGGCGGCATGCATATGGGCTGA
- a CDS encoding universal stress protein, with amino-acid sequence MYANILVAVDGSEASKRALNEAIRMAKLASARLTAVYVLDQSAAFTYAGACDPHLLTDSERQVGHSLLDDALMKMQALGVAGDSEILETQGIAEDIAGCIARCVERRGMDLVVMGTHGRRGMRRMVLGSVAERFVRHSPCPVLLVRETGADA; translated from the coding sequence ATGTACGCGAACATTCTGGTGGCTGTGGACGGCAGTGAAGCGTCGAAACGGGCGCTCAACGAAGCGATTCGCATGGCCAAACTGGCGAGCGCCAGACTGACGGCGGTGTACGTCCTCGATCAGTCGGCTGCGTTCACCTACGCTGGCGCGTGCGATCCCCATCTGCTGACCGACAGTGAGCGCCAGGTCGGACACAGCCTGCTGGACGACGCACTCATGAAAATGCAAGCACTCGGCGTGGCAGGCGATTCCGAGATTCTCGAGACCCAAGGTATCGCCGAGGACATCGCGGGCTGTATCGCGCGCTGTGTCGAGCGGCGCGGCATGGATCTCGTGGTGATGGGCACCCATGGACGGCGTGGCATGCGGCGCATGGTGCTCGGCAGCGTCGCCGAGCGCTTCGTGCGCCATTCGCCGTGCCCTGTGTTGCTGGTTCGGGAGACCGGGGCCGACGCCTGA
- a CDS encoding HPF/RaiA family ribosome-associated protein: MGVGMQIVYLGFAGTSQIEAEAASQLVRLERFSKSISGCHLAIESIRAAPERFGADGLAGDRRSLVFDARLDLIMRNGELVPIGHCLDPDAKAAIHAAFDSAEQQLERNSARTRS, from the coding sequence ATGGGAGTCGGTATGCAAATCGTCTATCTCGGCTTTGCCGGGACGTCGCAAATCGAAGCCGAGGCGGCTTCGCAGTTGGTGCGCCTTGAGCGTTTCAGCAAGTCTATTTCGGGCTGCCATCTGGCGATCGAATCCATTCGTGCCGCGCCCGAGCGCTTCGGGGCCGACGGGCTGGCCGGTGACAGGCGTAGTCTGGTGTTTGACGCCCGGCTCGATCTGATCATGCGCAATGGCGAGCTCGTCCCGATCGGACATTGTCTGGACCCCGATGCCAAGGCTGCGATACACGCGGCATTCGATTCCGCTGAGCAGCAACTTGAACGGAATTCTGCGCGCACTCGCTCCTGA
- a CDS encoding PAS domain-containing sensor histidine kinase, translating into MEREITVDFNWNDAKHKAGSANDSKVPLEDRYQLLIDAVQDYAIFMLDPDGRVASWNSGARKIKGYSTDEIIGRHFSVFYTPEDVASDKPGHELAIAAARGRAEDQGWRVRRDGSRFWADVTITAVHDPSGALLGFAKVTRDMTERMRLADLEHSSESAAQIQSAREDEQKRIARELHDDLGQQLTALKMGIAALEAQLAASDPHPATLAATTELQRQIDVMMASLRRLASNLRPPMLDDLGLAAALEWLADDFTHRYDFETVVDTGLDEASFTPSASTTIFRIVQEALTNVAKHAEASHVLIAISTSADTCTISIEDDGRGTEFDDKRRPCSFGLLGMRERARQLGGFVQIASAPGAGFRIAVHLPLSAIQEDDRAQ; encoded by the coding sequence GTGGAACGGGAGATAACGGTGGATTTCAACTGGAACGATGCAAAGCACAAGGCTGGCTCGGCAAACGACTCCAAAGTCCCGTTGGAGGACCGCTATCAGTTGCTGATCGATGCGGTGCAGGATTATGCGATTTTCATGCTGGATCCGGACGGCCGCGTGGCGAGTTGGAACAGCGGCGCGCGCAAAATCAAGGGCTATTCCACCGACGAAATCATCGGCCGTCATTTTTCTGTTTTCTATACGCCGGAAGACGTCGCCTCGGACAAGCCCGGGCATGAACTTGCCATTGCCGCCGCCCGTGGCCGGGCGGAAGACCAGGGCTGGCGAGTGCGGCGGGACGGTTCGCGCTTCTGGGCGGACGTCACGATCACCGCGGTGCACGATCCGTCCGGCGCGCTGCTCGGTTTCGCCAAGGTCACGCGCGATATGACCGAGCGCATGCGGCTGGCCGACCTCGAGCACAGCAGCGAATCGGCGGCGCAGATCCAGAGTGCGCGTGAGGACGAACAGAAGCGTATCGCTCGCGAATTGCACGACGATCTTGGTCAGCAACTGACGGCGCTCAAAATGGGCATTGCCGCGCTGGAGGCGCAACTGGCGGCGAGCGACCCGCACCCTGCCACGCTGGCCGCAACGACCGAACTGCAACGGCAGATCGACGTCATGATGGCATCGCTGCGGCGTCTCGCGTCCAACCTGCGACCGCCCATGCTGGACGACCTCGGCCTGGCCGCCGCTCTCGAGTGGCTTGCCGACGACTTCACCCATCGCTACGACTTCGAGACCGTCGTCGACACCGGTCTCGATGAGGCGAGCTTCACGCCGTCCGCGTCTACCACGATTTTCCGTATCGTCCAGGAAGCGCTGACCAATGTCGCGAAGCATGCCGAAGCAAGTCACGTGCTGATTGCGATATCGACCAGCGCCGACACCTGCACCATAAGTATTGAAGACGACGGCCGTGGTACGGAGTTCGACGATAAGCGCAGGCCGTGCTCATTCGGCTTGCTCGGCATGCGCGAGCGCGCGCGCCAGCTGGGCGGTTTCGTTCAGATAGCAAGCGCACCCGGCGCCGGCTTCCGGATTGCTGTTCATCTCCCCCTCAGCGCGATTCAGGAGGACGATCGCGCGCAATAG
- a CDS encoding potassium channel family protein, giving the protein MNERFRIAGLGGVDPHDTARAVRAWRWLQWVLLGFSLLAIPAFYFELAVDLPLLHPAGRALYACMAAGFAVSLAWMAHLSRHPRRFLMRNRYDLLITMGAAASVAWGVSTWSSLEWVLRILFVGLVAARIAVALRAFFSPNRLLLLLAIAAVLLASAGAGFYWLEPSVHSYAEGVWLAFESSATVGFGDMAPTTPASRVFAAFVVLLGYGLLSLVFASIAAIFVEQEERLLRREMHRDIKTLQAEIAALRREVGRIGAQAHVDEGAIARDRPPESR; this is encoded by the coding sequence ATGAACGAGCGTTTTCGCATTGCGGGCCTCGGCGGTGTCGATCCCCATGACACCGCGCGGGCGGTGCGTGCATGGCGCTGGCTACAGTGGGTGCTGTTGGGATTCAGCCTGCTAGCCATTCCCGCTTTCTACTTCGAACTGGCCGTCGATTTGCCGCTGCTGCATCCGGCGGGCCGGGCGCTCTACGCCTGTATGGCGGCCGGGTTTGCCGTTTCGCTCGCCTGGATGGCCCATCTGAGCCGCCATCCCAGGCGGTTTCTAATGCGAAACCGTTACGACCTGTTGATCACAATGGGCGCGGCGGCCAGCGTCGCGTGGGGCGTGTCCACGTGGTCGTCGCTCGAATGGGTGCTGCGCATTCTGTTCGTGGGACTGGTGGCGGCGCGCATCGCCGTGGCGCTGCGGGCGTTTTTTTCGCCCAATCGCTTACTTTTGCTGTTGGCAATTGCTGCGGTCCTGCTGGCGTCGGCGGGCGCGGGTTTTTACTGGCTCGAGCCGAGCGTGCACAGCTATGCCGAGGGCGTCTGGCTGGCGTTCGAAAGTAGCGCGACGGTGGGCTTCGGCGACATGGCGCCGACCACGCCGGCGTCGCGGGTTTTCGCGGCCTTCGTGGTGTTGCTTGGCTACGGTCTGCTGTCGCTGGTGTTCGCGAGCATTGCGGCGATCTTCGTCGAACAGGAAGAGCGCCTGCTGCGCCGTGAAATGCATCGCGACATCAAGACCTTGCAGGCGGAAATCGCGGCGCTGCGACGGGAGGTGGGCCGCATCGGCGCCCAGGCGCACGTCGACGAGGGGGCTATTGCGCGCGATCGTCCTCCTGAATCGCGCTGA
- a CDS encoding F0F1 ATP synthase subunit C, with protein MNNLIEIVSIAAAALAVSFGAIGPALAEGRAVAAAMDAIARQPDSAGTVSRTLFVGLAMIETMAIYCLVIALLLLFANPFVK; from the coding sequence ATGAATAACCTCATTGAAATCGTCAGCATCGCCGCCGCGGCGCTCGCCGTATCGTTCGGCGCGATCGGCCCGGCGCTTGCCGAAGGCCGCGCCGTCGCAGCCGCGATGGATGCCATCGCGCGGCAGCCCGACTCGGCCGGCACCGTGTCTCGCACGCTATTCGTCGGGCTTGCCATGATCGAGACAATGGCGATCTATTGCCTCGTGATCGCCTTGCTCCTGCTGTTTGCCAACCCGTTCGTGAAATAG
- a CDS encoding AtpZ/AtpI family protein, whose product MNPHQIDERKRPDDRMAGAARQAAELDSRGRAEPEPSLGSRLGQIGILGWAIVLPTLMGLAIGHWLDRTFGTRVFFSAPLLMIGAAIGFWSAWKWMHRQQRGRDD is encoded by the coding sequence ATGAATCCACATCAGATCGACGAGCGCAAACGGCCTGACGACAGGATGGCCGGCGCGGCCCGCCAGGCGGCCGAGCTCGATTCGCGCGGACGCGCTGAACCGGAGCCGTCGCTGGGTAGCAGGCTCGGCCAGATTGGCATTCTCGGCTGGGCCATTGTCCTGCCGACGCTGATGGGACTCGCGATCGGACACTGGCTGGACCGGACCTTCGGCACGCGCGTGTTCTTCTCGGCACCGTTGCTGATGATCGGCGCTGCGATCGGTTTCTGGTCGGCATGGAAATGGATGCATCGTCAGCAACGGGGGCGCGATGACTAG
- a CDS encoding F0F1 ATP synthase subunit epsilon, whose translation MSAAPLILTVATPLRVWFDAVEIVSLRAEDASGSFGIRAGHADFVTLLSPSVVRWTCADGTTRYCAVDGGVLLVSRGVQISIECREAISGDSLESLEAGVRSRHAEEDDAARRARVEQLQLHARAVRQMLRYLRPRPGVDGADGPGMGANPR comes from the coding sequence ATGAGCGCCGCGCCGTTGATCCTCACTGTGGCGACACCGTTGCGGGTATGGTTCGACGCTGTCGAGATCGTGTCTCTGCGCGCCGAAGACGCAAGCGGCTCGTTTGGCATCCGCGCCGGACATGCCGATTTCGTGACGCTGCTGTCGCCGTCGGTGGTCCGCTGGACCTGCGCGGACGGTACGACGCGCTATTGCGCGGTCGATGGCGGCGTATTGCTGGTATCGCGCGGCGTTCAGATATCGATCGAGTGCCGCGAAGCGATCTCCGGCGATTCGCTGGAAAGTCTGGAAGCGGGGGTCCGCAGCCGTCATGCCGAGGAGGACGATGCGGCGCGGCGTGCCCGTGTCGAGCAATTGCAACTGCATGCTCGCGCCGTGCGTCAGATGTTGCGCTATCTACGGCCACGCCCGGGCGTCGACGGTGCCGACGGACCCGGTATGGGAGCCAACCCACGATGA
- a CDS encoding flavodoxin family protein: MPEAKILVVYYSRTGTTRSLASALAKMLATDLEEICDCSNREGPGGYLRSLFDAIRKRHVEIGPAGLDVLAYDLVVIGSPVWAGSVSAPVRSYLIENRARLPQVAFFCSFGGRGADKVLREMQQIVGKPAVAECKVTASEVHHGAHIALSAFVSGLKRHIAKSQNLEWMC, encoded by the coding sequence ATGCCCGAAGCGAAAATTCTTGTCGTCTATTACTCGCGTACCGGCACCACACGTTCGCTCGCGTCGGCGCTCGCCAAGATGCTGGCCACCGATCTTGAAGAGATCTGCGATTGCAGCAATCGTGAAGGGCCTGGCGGCTATCTGCGCTCACTGTTCGATGCCATCCGCAAGCGGCACGTTGAAATCGGACCGGCGGGGCTGGATGTCTTGGCGTACGACCTTGTGGTCATCGGATCGCCCGTCTGGGCCGGTTCGGTATCGGCACCGGTGCGTTCTTACCTCATCGAGAATCGGGCGCGGCTGCCGCAAGTGGCGTTCTTTTGCAGCTTCGGTGGACGAGGCGCTGACAAAGTCCTGCGTGAGATGCAGCAGATTGTGGGCAAACCGGCCGTCGCCGAATGCAAAGTCACTGCGAGCGAGGTTCATCACGGCGCACACATCGCGCTTTCGGCTTTTGTCAGTGGACTTAAGCGGCACATCGCCAAATCCCAGAATCTCGAATGGATGTGCTGA
- the arcC gene encoding carbamate kinase has protein sequence MRILIALGGNALLRRGEPMTMAHQIANIRRAAQQIARLADGNQLIVAHGNGPQVGLLALQAATAGAAGATPLDVLDAESEGMIGYLLEQELANALPPQRQVATLLTRVKVDADDPAFIHPTKPIGPLYTEAQAERLVISTSWTVARDGAGFRRVVASPKPRRIAALQPIQWLLDHDTVVIAAGGGGIPVTVAADGRTRCGVEAVIDKDLCSALLAAEIDADLLLIATDVDAVYADWHTPCERVLQEVSVTGLRSMPFPAGSMGPKVEAACEFVLRTGRPAVIGSLGRIEAMANGTAGTRVLCA, from the coding sequence ATGCGCATTCTGATCGCACTGGGCGGTAACGCGTTGCTTCGGCGCGGCGAGCCGATGACGATGGCCCACCAGATCGCCAATATCCGCCGCGCCGCACAGCAGATCGCGCGGCTCGCAGACGGCAATCAATTGATCGTCGCGCACGGTAATGGACCCCAGGTCGGCCTGCTGGCATTGCAGGCCGCCACCGCGGGTGCGGCTGGTGCGACGCCCCTCGATGTACTCGACGCCGAATCGGAAGGCATGATCGGTTATCTGCTCGAGCAGGAACTGGCTAACGCCTTGCCGCCGCAACGGCAGGTGGCGACGCTGCTGACGCGCGTCAAGGTCGACGCAGACGACCCCGCCTTCATTCACCCCACCAAGCCAATCGGTCCGCTTTACACAGAGGCGCAGGCGGAACGTCTGGTGATCAGCACCAGCTGGACCGTCGCTCGGGACGGCGCCGGTTTCCGGCGCGTCGTCGCGTCGCCGAAACCGCGACGCATCGCGGCGCTTCAGCCCATTCAATGGTTGCTCGACCACGATACCGTGGTGATCGCGGCCGGCGGCGGCGGAATTCCGGTCACGGTTGCAGCGGATGGCCGCACTCGCTGCGGCGTGGAGGCTGTGATCGACAAGGACCTGTGCAGCGCGCTGCTTGCGGCTGAGATCGACGCCGATCTGCTGTTGATCGCGACCGATGTCGATGCGGTTTATGCCGACTGGCACACGCCCTGCGAACGTGTACTGCAAGAGGTATCGGTGACGGGACTCCGGTCGATGCCTTTCCCGGCCGGCTCAATGGGACCGAAAGTCGAGGCAGCATGCGAGTTCGTCTTGCGCACCGGCCGGCCGGCAGTCATCGGCTCACTCGGCCGAATCGAGGCAATGGCAAACGGCACGGCAGGCACGCGTGTCTTGTGCGCCTAA
- a CDS encoding universal stress protein, with translation MTYKTIVVHLDTSERAHPRLELALRLAKQFDAHLTGVFAVFTPDPRSLYVMAGTAEYYVTHKQLREERRGALERLFHAELSRAEVAGEWIAVDAPASLAVSHRGRCADLIIASQDDPKDPESYVGDFFPENLIMSAGRPVLLVPYASSVTSPGAHVMVCWDGSREATRAVHDALPFMRAAKTTTIVTINGARDEPRPRIPGADIATLIARHGVNVELKDVEAYTDTLIGDALLSQASAIGADLLVMGAYGHARWQELVMGGATRTILKSMTVPVLMSH, from the coding sequence ATGACCTACAAGACCATTGTCGTTCACCTGGATACAAGTGAGCGCGCGCATCCCAGGCTCGAACTCGCGCTGCGGCTCGCCAAGCAGTTCGACGCCCATCTGACCGGCGTGTTTGCCGTGTTCACGCCCGATCCGCGCTCGCTCTACGTGATGGCGGGAACCGCCGAATACTACGTTACGCACAAACAGTTGCGCGAGGAACGCCGCGGCGCTCTCGAACGGCTCTTTCATGCGGAACTGAGTCGAGCCGAGGTTGCCGGCGAGTGGATCGCTGTCGACGCCCCGGCCAGCCTCGCCGTGTCGCATCGTGGCCGGTGCGCCGATCTGATCATCGCCAGCCAGGACGACCCGAAGGATCCGGAATCGTACGTCGGCGATTTTTTTCCTGAAAACCTGATCATGTCCGCAGGCCGGCCGGTGTTGCTGGTGCCGTACGCCAGCAGCGTCACGTCGCCCGGTGCGCATGTGATGGTCTGCTGGGACGGTAGCCGCGAAGCCACCCGTGCGGTGCACGACGCGCTGCCATTCATGCGCGCGGCGAAGACCACCACGATCGTCACCATCAACGGCGCGCGTGACGAGCCGCGCCCGCGCATTCCGGGCGCGGATATCGCGACGCTCATCGCACGGCACGGCGTCAACGTCGAGCTCAAGGATGTTGAAGCCTACACGGACACGTTGATCGGCGACGCGCTGTTGTCGCAGGCATCCGCGATCGGCGCAGATCTGCTCGTCATGGGTGCTTACGGGCACGCTCGCTGGCAGGAACTGGTGATGGGCGGAGCGACCCGCACGATCCTCAAATCAATGACCGTGCCGGTACTGATGTCGCATTAA
- a CDS encoding universal stress protein: MYQQILVAVDDSETSAHALDAALQLARDAGAKLQPLFVVDVPMLVYDLPGSDLTHARDALLEQGASVIEDAVARMKLAGLQGTPRIAETDQAGNDIAHCILRAASEFKADLVVMGTHGRRGVRRLVLGSVAERFLRIAQCAVLMIPAHSAKPVTSDAQATEPIREPS, encoded by the coding sequence ATGTATCAACAGATTCTGGTTGCCGTCGACGACAGTGAAACGTCCGCGCACGCCCTTGACGCAGCATTGCAGCTCGCGCGCGATGCAGGCGCAAAACTACAACCTCTTTTTGTCGTGGACGTCCCGATGCTGGTATATGACTTGCCCGGTTCCGACCTGACCCATGCCCGCGATGCGCTATTGGAGCAAGGCGCAAGTGTGATCGAGGACGCCGTTGCGCGCATGAAGCTGGCCGGCCTGCAGGGCACGCCGCGCATCGCCGAAACCGACCAGGCGGGTAACGACATCGCCCATTGCATACTGCGCGCGGCAAGCGAGTTCAAGGCTGACCTGGTGGTAATGGGCACGCACGGGCGGCGGGGGGTCCGGCGGCTGGTGCTCGGCAGTGTCGCCGAACGTTTTCTGCGCATCGCGCAGTGTGCCGTACTGATGATCCCGGCGCACAGCGCCAAACCTGTGACAAGCGACGCACAGGCAACCGAACCGATCAGGGAACCGTCATGA
- a CDS encoding universal stress protein: MNCKTLLVHLDDSTHSAARIEFALELARRHDAHLIGLYVVCQDLTQPKFLHGERAWFATREAQHDANLKGAQTRFLAAGERAGRSVEWRAPEGPAIEAAILHARHADLLILGQDDPDDSSSYIARHFVEDVVMASGRPGIVLPYAVTVRSFAENVLIAWDGGRESARAMADALPLIKRAKFVTVMTLQRHPDSEAPAGIDVAAWLDRHGIQAGFTAAPKVAGVPTGALLLNMLADRHIDLLVMGAYGHARVQERLLGGVTRTMLESMTVPVLMSH; this comes from the coding sequence ATGAACTGCAAAACGTTGCTGGTGCATCTCGACGACAGCACCCATAGCGCCGCACGGATCGAATTCGCACTTGAACTGGCCCGCCGGCACGACGCGCATCTGATCGGGCTGTACGTCGTTTGTCAGGATCTGACGCAGCCGAAGTTTCTTCACGGCGAACGCGCGTGGTTCGCGACTCGCGAAGCGCAACACGATGCCAACCTGAAAGGCGCGCAGACGCGCTTCCTGGCGGCAGGAGAACGAGCCGGGCGCAGCGTGGAATGGCGGGCGCCGGAAGGGCCTGCGATAGAAGCCGCGATCCTGCACGCACGTCATGCCGACCTCCTGATCCTCGGTCAGGATGATCCGGACGACTCTTCGTCCTATATCGCGCGCCACTTTGTCGAGGACGTGGTGATGGCCTCGGGCCGCCCCGGCATCGTGCTGCCCTATGCCGTGACTGTCCGTTCGTTCGCCGAAAACGTGCTGATCGCGTGGGACGGTGGCCGCGAGAGCGCCCGGGCAATGGCCGATGCCTTGCCGCTGATCAAACGCGCGAAATTCGTTACCGTGATGACCCTGCAGCGTCACCCGGATAGTGAAGCGCCAGCCGGCATCGACGTCGCCGCCTGGCTTGACCGGCACGGCATCCAGGCGGGATTTACGGCCGCGCCCAAGGTGGCCGGCGTCCCCACAGGCGCGCTGCTGCTGAACATGCTGGCCGATCGTCATATCGATCTGCTGGTGATGGGTGCGTATGGACATGCGCGCGTGCAGGAACGGCTGCTCGGCGGCGTCACACGAACCATGCTTGAGTCTATGACCGTGCCGGTGCTGATGTCGCATTAA
- a CDS encoding universal stress protein — MYKRILVAIDGSQAAQLALGEALKIAQAAQATVTAVFVDEHVAQMVDVGTGLVEEQATSTAVAAAMATLEDARALFEQCNVRGLTRTIDAYGEDIVTVLCRLAEECEADLVVMGTHGRQGIGRMLLGSVAEAFLRRAGMPVLVVRRERDIDEIPSYL, encoded by the coding sequence ATGTACAAACGGATTCTCGTAGCAATCGATGGCAGCCAGGCCGCGCAACTCGCGCTCGGCGAAGCGCTGAAAATCGCCCAAGCCGCGCAAGCGACGGTGACGGCGGTATTTGTCGACGAACATGTTGCGCAAATGGTCGACGTAGGAACCGGGTTGGTCGAGGAGCAGGCAACCAGTACAGCGGTTGCAGCAGCGATGGCGACGCTCGAAGACGCCCGCGCGCTTTTTGAACAGTGCAACGTGCGTGGATTGACCCGGACGATTGACGCCTACGGCGAAGACATCGTCACCGTCCTCTGCCGATTGGCAGAAGAGTGCGAGGCCGATCTCGTTGTAATGGGCACGCACGGGCGTCAAGGCATCGGCCGGATGTTGCTCGGTAGTGTTGCCGAGGCATTTTTACGGCGGGCCGGGATGCCTGTTCTGGTGGTTCGGCGCGAACGCGACATCGACGAAATACCGTCATACCTGTAA